The Alkalihalophilus pseudofirmus nucleotide sequence GAACACCGCTTTATTATGTTGCGGGGATGGCTGGAGCGCTAATCCCTGATATATGCCATATCCACTCTAAAATTGGAAGGCGGCTTCCTCTTTTATCTAGAGCCATCTCATCTATATTCGGTCATCGGACGCTCACTCACAGTCTGCTTTTTTTAGGAATATGGGCATTGATTTTTCATATCTTTTTTGCAGAGTATACGATGATACGAGATGGATTAATTGTAGGTATGATTAGTCATATTATTTTAGATGCAAGTACAGTGAGGGGAGTACGATTATTCTATCCACTAGACTTTCGGGTGCGTCTTCCGTTCTTCATTCGAACCGGTGGAGCTTTCG carries:
- a CDS encoding metal-dependent hydrolase, which produces MTGKTHVAGGLALCMAADTFLLPHSGTPLYYVAGMAGALIPDICHIHSKIGRRLPLLSRAISSIFGHRTLTHSLLFLGIWALIFHIFFAEYTMIRDGLIVGMISHIILDASTVRGVRLFYPLDFRVRLPFFIRTGGAFERVLFLALSLYVVIYSLDTLKGWL